Proteins encoded by one window of Lathyrus oleraceus cultivar Zhongwan6 chromosome 1, CAAS_Psat_ZW6_1.0, whole genome shotgun sequence:
- the LOC127096387 gene encoding uncharacterized protein LOC127096387 — MVHSDVFPKHVVSSDAKVVVVKEVDVSNQFKNEKEFEFCDHVLQWIRTEALKLDFGMVIGRSDNDSNKRSAFVTMTSERSGKYKTPLWNFKRDDTDSRKCEYPFKLPGYMLTNKKLRFNVIYGLHNHDLCEKLVGRLIACRLMLEEKKCVSDMTLNLVQPKNILTTLKCKRPENISNMKQVYNIWYQNNKALRGYRSECKNY, encoded by the coding sequence ATGGTGCACTCCGATGTTTTCCCCAAACACGTTGTGTCTTCGGATGCCAAAGTTGTTGTTGTGAAGGAGGTAGATGTTAGCAACCAATTTAAGAATGAGAAAGAGTTTGAATTTTGTGATCACGTGCTTCAATGGATTCGTACGGAGGCACTCAAACTGGATTTTGGTATGGTAATCGGAAGGTCTGATAATGATTCGAATAAAAGAAGTGCATTTGTGACAATGACAAGCGAAAGAAGTGGGAAATATAAAACTCCTCTATGGAATTTTAAACGAGATGACACCGATTCAAGAAAATGTGAATATCCCTTTAAGTTGCCTGGTTATATGTTGACAAATAAGAAATTGAGATTTAATGTCATATATGGTTTACATAACCATGACTTGTGTGAAAAGTTAGTCGGTCGTCTAATTGCGTGTCGCCTCATGCTGGAAGAGAAGAAATGTGTTTCAGACATGACATTGAATTTGGTTCAACCGAAAAACATACTTACAACTTTGAAATGTAAAAGACCCGAAAATATCTCAAATATGAAGCAAGTGTACAATATTTGGTACCAAAATAACAAGGCACTAAGGGGATATAGAAGTGAATGCAAAAACTATTGA